The Dethiosulfovibrio russensis genome includes the window CGCCGACTCTCTAGAGGAGGCGTTGATTGAGGCCCAATCGATTCTCGAAGATTGCATGTATTTCAGGGAGGTTCAGAAGGACGAGATTCCTGAGCCTACTGACGTGGATACCATCGTTCCCCCCGAGGGAGGTCTCGTTCAAAGGGTGGTAGCCGATATGGGGCCAACCAGAAGAGCATGGAGCAAAAAGTCCGTCAAGAAAACCTTGACCGTACCTTCCTGGATGGAGGAGGAGCTCAAAAAGCACGAAGACATCAACGTTTCGTTTATTCTACAGGAAGCGATCAAAAAAGAGCTAAACATAAAAGAGCCATCGCTATAGAACGCGACCAGCCCCGACCATCGGAAGATGATCGGGGCTGGTAGTTGAAAAAAAGGAAAAGACTCTTGGCAGCGACCTACTCTCCCACGAAGCGAATCG containing:
- a CDS encoding type II toxin-antitoxin system HicB family antitoxin, which produces MNKVPYYTYPAVFYPDGDGWSVEFPDLENCFTSADSLEEALIEAQSILEDCMYFREVQKDEIPEPTDVDTIVPPEGGLVQRVVADMGPTRRAWSKKSVKKTLTVPSWMEEELKKHEDINVSFILQEAIKKELNIKEPSL